GCCGAAGATCTGGCCGAAGAGCGCATCCTCGATCTGCTGCTGCCCGGAGAGAGCGCGGCTCTGCAGACCACTGAGGCCGAAGGCCGCGAGACCACCCGCGACAAACTACGCCGCAAGCTGCGCATGGGCGAACTCGATAATCGGCTGGTCGAAATCGACATTCAGGTGTCCAAAGCACCGAATATGGAAGTTTTCACGCCACAAGGCATGGAGGAGCTGGGGTCGAGCTTCAAGGAGATGTTCGGCAATCTCTTCCCGAAAAAAAGCAAACGGCGCCGGGTGCCGGTTTCCGAAGCGCGCGAGCTGCTCATCGAAAGCGAAGCCGAGCGTCTGGTCGACATGGACAAGGTCAAAACCCTGGCCAAGGAACGCGTCGAACAAAACGGCATCATTTTTATCGACGAGATTGACAAGATCGCAAGTGCCGAGCACGGACGCGGCCCCGACGTCTCACGTGAAGGTGTGCAGCGCGACATTCTGCCCATTGTCGAGGGCAGCACGGTCAACACCAAGTGCGGCCCGGTGCGCACCGACCATGTGCTGTTCATCGCCGCCGGTGCCTTTCATATGAGTAAACCCTCGGACCTGATTCCCGAACTTCAAGGGCGCTTTCCCATCCGCGTCGAACTGGAAAGCCTCGGCGAGGCGGAATTCGTGCGCATTCTGAGTGAGCCGAAAAACGCTCTGACCCGCCAGTATATCGCGCTCATGGCCACCGAAGGGGTCGAGCTGATCATTGCCGAGGATGCCGTGCGCGAGATCGCCCGCACCGCCCAGGTCGTCAATGAGCGGACGGAGAACATCGGCGCGCGGCGCCTGCATACCATTCTGGAGAAGATGCTTGAGGATCTCTCCTTTCGCGCCCCTGAACTGGGCACCAAACAGGTGACCATCGACGCCGCGTATGTGCAGG
The DNA window shown above is from Geoalkalibacter ferrihydriticus DSM 17813 and carries:
- the hslU gene encoding ATP-dependent protease ATPase subunit HslU, with product MNNFTPREIVSELDRYIVGQNAAKRAVAVALRNRWRRQQVPEELRDEIAPKNIIMIGPTGVGKTEIARRLAKLAQAPFIKVEASKFTEVGYVGRDVESMVRDLVDLAIIMIREEEAGKVRLKAEDLAEERILDLLLPGESAALQTTEAEGRETTRDKLRRKLRMGELDNRLVEIDIQVSKAPNMEVFTPQGMEELGSSFKEMFGNLFPKKSKRRRVPVSEARELLIESEAERLVDMDKVKTLAKERVEQNGIIFIDEIDKIASAEHGRGPDVSREGVQRDILPIVEGSTVNTKCGPVRTDHVLFIAAGAFHMSKPSDLIPELQGRFPIRVELESLGEAEFVRILSEPKNALTRQYIALMATEGVELIIAEDAVREIARTAQVVNERTENIGARRLHTILEKMLEDLSFRAPELGTKQVTIDAAYVQDKLADIVKDEDLSRYIL